Proteins encoded within one genomic window of Flavobacterium sp. NG2:
- a CDS encoding M14 metallopeptidase family protein — protein sequence MNLEQLFIENKEQSISGRYLTLDSVEPLLKKLNTNNELSIIGQSVLGEPVYKYQIGSGKTRIFLWSQMHGNESTTTKGLFDFFNLLKSGSELATQLLDTFTFCALPMLNPDGARLYTRVNANKVDLNRDSQDLTQPESRVLREVFEDFKPHYCFNLHDQRTIFGVEDSGKPATMSFLAPSYNEAREVNDSRLKAIELIAGINSVLQRYIPNQVGRFDDSFNINCIGDTFQYLGVPTLLFEAGHYQDDYKREETRKFVFMALLTSYKILSENDIVVNGIENYLNIPQNKPVFYDFIYKNIKINYDGIEKITNFAAQYKEELIGNDIVFNAYIAEIGDLEGRFGHYEYDGKGATYQDEHQNFPKLDQKATFNLDNNIKFVNGLIKI from the coding sequence ATGAATTTAGAACAACTGTTCATTGAAAATAAAGAGCAATCTATCTCGGGTAGGTATCTAACTTTAGATTCAGTTGAGCCTCTTTTGAAAAAATTAAATACGAATAATGAACTGTCAATTATAGGTCAATCAGTTCTTGGAGAACCTGTTTATAAATACCAAATTGGAAGCGGAAAAACAAGAATTTTTTTGTGGTCACAAATGCATGGAAATGAAAGTACGACTACTAAAGGATTGTTTGATTTTTTTAATCTATTAAAAAGCGGTTCAGAATTAGCAACTCAATTATTAGATACCTTTACATTTTGTGCACTTCCGATGCTTAATCCAGATGGAGCTCGATTGTATACTCGTGTAAATGCTAATAAAGTTGATTTAAATAGGGACTCTCAAGATTTAACTCAACCAGAGAGCAGAGTGCTGCGTGAGGTATTTGAGGACTTTAAACCTCATTATTGTTTCAATCTACATGATCAACGTACAATTTTTGGTGTAGAGGACTCAGGGAAGCCAGCAACTATGTCTTTTTTGGCGCCTTCTTATAATGAAGCTCGAGAGGTAAATGATTCTCGATTAAAAGCGATTGAGTTAATCGCAGGAATTAATTCGGTTTTACAGCGATATATACCCAATCAGGTGGGTCGTTTTGATGATTCCTTTAATATCAATTGCATAGGTGATACGTTTCAATACTTAGGAGTGCCAACTTTATTGTTTGAAGCAGGGCATTATCAAGACGATTATAAGCGTGAAGAAACTCGGAAATTTGTTTTCATGGCTTTACTTACAAGTTATAAAATACTTTCCGAAAACGATATAGTTGTTAACGGAATTGAGAATTATTTGAATATTCCTCAAAATAAACCCGTTTTTTATGATTTTATATACAAAAACATAAAAATAAATTATGATGGTATTGAAAAAATAACGAATTTTGCTGCTCAATACAAAGAGGAGTTGATTGGAAATGATATTGTTTTCAACGCTTATATTGCTGAAATTGGAGATTTAGAAGGGCGTTTTGGTCATTACGAATATGATGGAAAAGGAGCTACATACCAAGATGAACATCAAAATTTTCCGAAATTAGATCAAAAAGCAACTTTCAACTTAGATAATAACATAAAATTCGTTAACGGATTGATAAAAATTTAA
- a CDS encoding Lrp/AsnC family transcriptional regulator — translation MSKFRLDEVDHQILDMLIDNTRVPFTDIAKKLLISAGTVHVRVKKMEDAGIIMGSSLVLDYDKLGYSFIAYVGVFLNNTSQTKFVLERINEIPFVTVASVTTGKFNIFCKIRAKDTKHAKDVIFMIDDIDGVYRTETMISLEESINDKKRLMHTIFKNM, via the coding sequence ATGAGTAAATTCCGTTTAGATGAAGTAGATCATCAGATTTTGGATATGTTAATTGACAATACAAGAGTTCCTTTTACAGATATTGCTAAGAAATTATTAATTTCGGCAGGAACTGTTCATGTTCGTGTTAAAAAAATGGAAGATGCTGGTATTATCATGGGTTCATCATTGGTTTTGGACTATGATAAATTAGGGTATTCATTCATTGCTTATGTAGGTGTTTTCCTTAACAACACCTCACAAACTAAGTTTGTTTTAGAGCGAATCAATGAAATTCCATTTGTTACTGTTGCTTCTGTGACTACAGGGAAATTTAATATCTTTTGTAAGATTAGAGCAAAAGACACAAAACATGCTAAAGATGTAATCTTTATGATTGATGATATTGATGGCGTATATAGAACTGAAACTATGATTTCTTTAGAGGAAAGTATCAACGATAAGAAACGTTTGATGCATACCATCTTTAAAAACATGTAA